TTTTACGTTATTTTCTTTTCCAAAAGCCCAAGTACTTCTTCCTGCTACAAAATATTCCCACCAAATTCCGATATATTTCACTGGTTTAATCCACGAAACATCTTTATATGAAGTTGGGTCATTCAAATTCAGAATAAGTTTAGAGGCTAAGATATCTGTAGCTTTATCACTTACAACAATTGTTCTCCAAGGGGTTTGTGTATCAGTTTGCATATATCCTTTTGCCCCAAGAACATCTGGTGCCAAATGACTGATCATTTTATTGTTCAGAGGATCAACTTCAAGATACATGGCTGGATAATTGATTAATCCGGCTTCGTGAATATTGATATACAAACCATCATCAGATTTCATCATGGATGGAGTTTGTACAGACAATGCTGCGATTGGCTGCTGTGCATTGATTTCAATTGTTGCTTTTTTCATCAACGAAGGAATCTCCGAAATTTTTGATGTGGTATAAGCATATTCGTTGGTATCATAATCTCCCGGAATCCAGAAAATTTTATGATTTCCAGCCAAGTTGAATTCAGAGCGTTCTTCTTTAATTACAAAATAACTAAGCTCATTTTGTTTTGGAAATTCATATCTAAATCCCAATCCGTCGTTAAATAAACGGAAACGAATACGGATAAATCTATTGTTGGTTTTTGCCTGAGCTAAAGTGACAACCAATTCGTTGTAATGATTGCGAATTGTTTTTTCTTCTCCTAAAACCGGATTCCAATTTTCATCAACAGAAGATTGAGCGGTATTTGTAATGGTAAAACCATCCATAAACGAAGCTCTGTTTTGAAGTTCTAAACCTAAAGAACTTGGTTTAATAACTGGTTTCTGTTTGTATGATAATTGGTAAGAAGGAATGCCTTCTTTTAATTCAAATTTTAGAGAAAGATTTTTGTCTGGCGAAGTTATTTCTTGTGCCTGAAGCCAAAATGTACTTAAGAATACAAAAAATAAAAGCGCTGTTTTTTTGCTCAAACGAATTTGAAGCAATGATTCTTGGGATTGAAAATTCATGTTATTTAGTTTTGTGCAAATTTAGGCTTTAAAGTTGCTTTAGAATATTAATTTTTCAATACTAAATATTGAAAAGGCTGAAGTGTTACATCTGAACCAATAGTAACAGAAGCTCCTGTAAAAGCATCTTTCCAGTTTCCTTTTAAAGTATTAGGAATAAGATGTTTTACTGTTGAATTTGTTAAGTTGGATAGCACAAATACTTTTTCAACATCTTTCATCATGGTGAAAGCACTAACAGCATCGCTGCTGTAACCGGTATATTCTCCAGATTTAATGGCTGCGCTTGTGTTTCTAAAAGCGATAATTTTTTTGTATTCTGCCAGCATTTCGTTGTCAGCAGTCGACCAGTCGATTGGTGTTTTGGCAAAATAGTTTAATCTTTTATCGTATCCAATTTCTTGTCCGTTATAAATCATTGGAATTGATTTTAAATATGCTGCTACAACAAAGGTTGCAATAGAGCCTTTTTTACCTCCGAAAAGTTCTAATGGTGTTCCATCAGAAAGGTTTACGTCGTGGTTGCTTGTGTATCGAACGACTCTGTTTGCAGGATCGTAAACATTAGCATATTCTGTAGCATTGGAATTCTGAATCGTTGTTGCCGATTTATTTTCTTTGAATAATTGTTCGATAGTATAAAAGAAATTAAAACCAAAAGTATAATCAAAACCAGAAGCAAAGTGATTGTATTTTGAACCTTCAGCCAGCATTAAAATAGTCTGGTTCTTTTTAATTTTTCGAAGTTTTGTTATCGCATCTGCCCAGAAATTGTTTGGGACAAAATCGGCATAATCGCATCTAAAACCGTCAATATTGGCATTGTAAACCCAGTAAGACATGGCATCGATCATGGCATCTTTCATTTCGTTATTGTTGAAATTTAGCTGTGCCACATCATTGTAATTGGTTCCCGGCGGAATAATTATATTCCCGCTTGCATCTTGCTGATACCAATCTTTATGTTGTGTAATCCAAGCATTGTCCCATGCGGTATGATTCGCAACCCAGTCTAAAACTACCGCCATATTTTTCTTG
This portion of the Flavobacterium panacagri genome encodes:
- a CDS encoding alpha-amylase family glycosyl hydrolase; the encoded protein is MKFNIKIVYGFLLALAFVSCSSSDDENKAPKSPYTQYGTPFDKMPKKEDAIIYQVNIRAFSQAGNLKGVQDRLTQIQELGANVIYLMPIYPVGKERATGELGSPYAVKDYKAVNPDFGTLQDLQTLVEEAHKKNMAVVLDWVANHTAWDNAWITQHKDWYQQDASGNIIIPPGTNYNDVAQLNFNNNEMKDAMIDAMSYWVYNANIDGFRCDYADFVPNNFWADAITKLRKIKKNQTILMLAEGSKYNHFASGFDYTFGFNFFYTIEQLFKENKSATTIQNSNATEYANVYDPANRVVRYTSNHDVNLSDGTPLELFGGKKGSIATFVVAAYLKSIPMIYNGQEIGYDKRLNYFAKTPIDWSTADNEMLAEYKKIIAFRNTSAAIKSGEYTGYSSDAVSAFTMMKDVEKVFVLSNLTNSTVKHLIPNTLKGNWKDAFTGASVTIGSDVTLQPFQYLVLKN